From Flavobacterium alkalisoli, the proteins below share one genomic window:
- a CDS encoding SGNH/GDSL hydrolase family protein has translation MSHNKKPYFFQSFAIVVLSIAAFIGFKQVLPKKIFTESTTVNKNVVVDSLLLEAIEATDTIAVETDTITEEDIVFEEKHGVQFPTETFEQYKGYQHLVPLFQKLFELETTGEGKVRIAYFGDSMTDGDMIVQDFRSNLQEKFGGEGVGFVNITSESAASRSSVVHQFSGNWKTQSYLNVKNPIRPFGVNGHVFFVKHDTVNPVWIKYKAGGLKHMSKLNSPTLFYGQSGNEEASVAVINGKDTIVKKLNPTKRLNTLLLSSGDLKTLKADFIKADSIPFYGVNFDNGRGVHVDNFSNRGNSGLPISMFNTNLMRAFNDKLGYDLIVLHYGTNVLNYGSYNYKWYERGMTRVINHLKECFPGVAILVISTADKSTKYDLEMKTDSAVVPLAQAQKRFSIQSEAAYVNLYTLMGGDGSMVKWVEEVPAMANKDYTHFNYKGAKKVADLIYTQVINGYEQYKKLRAKSKPVEINDPEEPETENDSVILYKDSLHD, from the coding sequence GTGAGCCATAATAAAAAACCTTATTTCTTTCAGTCGTTTGCTATTGTCGTACTGTCAATAGCAGCATTTATTGGCTTTAAACAGGTTTTGCCAAAAAAGATTTTCACCGAATCAACTACAGTAAACAAAAATGTTGTGGTAGACAGCCTGTTGCTCGAAGCAATTGAGGCTACAGATACCATAGCTGTGGAAACCGATACCATTACCGAAGAGGATATTGTTTTTGAAGAAAAACATGGAGTACAGTTTCCTACAGAAACTTTTGAACAGTATAAGGGATATCAGCACCTGGTGCCTTTGTTTCAAAAATTATTTGAACTGGAAACCACTGGTGAAGGCAAGGTTAGGATAGCCTACTTTGGTGACTCCATGACCGATGGTGATATGATCGTGCAGGATTTCAGGTCTAACCTTCAGGAGAAATTTGGGGGAGAAGGTGTAGGTTTTGTAAACATCACTTCCGAGTCTGCCGCATCAAGATCTTCTGTGGTGCATCAGTTTTCAGGCAACTGGAAAACACAGTCCTATCTAAATGTAAAAAATCCGATAAGGCCTTTTGGGGTTAACGGGCACGTGTTTTTTGTTAAGCACGATACAGTGAATCCGGTATGGATTAAATATAAGGCAGGGGGCTTAAAGCACATGTCTAAACTTAACAGCCCTACGCTTTTCTACGGGCAAAGCGGTAATGAGGAGGCGAGTGTTGCTGTGATAAACGGAAAAGATACCATAGTTAAAAAGCTTAATCCGACAAAAAGATTAAATACCCTTTTACTTTCTTCGGGTGATCTTAAAACGCTTAAGGCCGATTTTATTAAAGCCGATTCAATTCCTTTTTATGGTGTTAATTTTGATAACGGAAGAGGTGTACATGTAGATAATTTCTCTAACAGGGGTAATTCAGGCTTACCTATTTCCATGTTCAATACTAACCTGATGAGGGCCTTTAATGATAAGCTGGGTTACGACCTTATAGTACTGCATTACGGAACCAATGTACTTAACTATGGTTCTTACAACTACAAGTGGTACGAAAGGGGAATGACAAGAGTAATTAATCATCTAAAGGAATGTTTTCCGGGAGTTGCTATTTTAGTAATTTCAACGGCTGATAAGTCAACCAAATATGACCTTGAAATGAAAACCGATTCTGCCGTAGTACCTTTAGCGCAGGCGCAAAAAAGATTCTCAATACAATCTGAAGCTGCTTATGTAAACCTTTATACCCTTATGGGAGGCGATGGCTCTATGGTAAAATGGGTTGAAGAGGTGCCTGCAATGGCAAATAAAGACTATACACACTTTAATTATAAAGGTGCTAAAAAAGTAGCCGACCTGATTTATACACAGGTTATAAATGGCTATGAACAATATAAAAAACTAAGGGCTAAAAGCAAGCCTGTTGAAATAAATGATCCGGAAGAACCGGAGACTGAAAATGATTCCGTAATACTTTATAAAGATTCGCTACATGATTAA